A single Chiloscyllium punctatum isolate Juve2018m chromosome 26, sChiPun1.3, whole genome shotgun sequence DNA region contains:
- the chst6 gene encoding carbohydrate sulfotransferase 6 isoform X2, whose protein sequence is MVRLTFVTTSIAVFVAIQTFALIVIYSRQKVQISVSDNQNNKVHILILSSWRSGSSFVGQVFSQHPDVFYLMEPAWHVWVNMYQNNAKVLQMAVRDLIRSTFLCDMSVFNAYMGENRRVSDLFQWEVSRALCSPPTCDYYKRTDLSNDETCKKHCNMSKFFKMEEACKTYNYIVVKEVRFFELMPLFPLLADPSLNLKIIHLVRDPRAVMKSRGKSLPALMRDNGIVMGANGKPIEKDKAEASNYEVMKEVCRSHIQIHEAATKQAPDFLKQRYMMVRYEDLVRDPLNEISTMYKFTGLTFTPKLRSWIYNITHGEGAGSAFKITSRNAKSISQAWRTEVPFEKVLKVQDICQGAMNILGYRLVQSEREQKLSSLDLVLPLREYKFSWLSSAEDPS, encoded by the coding sequence ATGGTGAGGCTAACGTTTGTAACTACAAGCATTGCTGTATTTGTGGCTATTCAGACATTTGCTTTAATCGTCATCTACTCCAGACAAAAAGTTCAAATATCTGTGTCTGATAACCAGAATAACAAGGTTCACATTCTCATTCTTTCTTCCTGGAGGTCAGGTTCTTCCTTTGTGGGGCAAGTATTTAGTCAGCACCCTGATGTTTTTTACTTAATGGAGCCTGCCTGGCACGTGTGGGTAAATATGTATCAAAATAATGCAAAGGTCTTGCAAATGGCTGTTCGAGACCTTATACGATCTACATTCTTGTGTGATATGTCAGTATTTAATGCCTACATGGGTGAAAACAGACGCGTGTCTGATTTGTTCCAGTGGGAAGTCAGCAGAGCTCTCTGCTCACCCCCTACATGTGACTATTATAAAAGAACAGATCTCAGCAATGATGAAACATGTAAGAAACATTGCAATATGTCcaaattttttaaaatggaagAAGCATGCAAAACGTACAATTATATTGTTGTCAAAGAAGTGAGATTTTTTGAGTTAATGCCACTGTTTCCTCTTCTCGCCGATCCCTCACTGAACCTCAAAATCATCCACCTTGTTAGAGACCCTAGGGCTGTCATGAAATCTCGTGGTAAATCATTACCTGCACTAATGCGAGACAATGGAATTGTTATGGGTGCTAATGGTAAACCCATTGAAAAAGACAAAGCTGAAGCATCAAATTATGAAGTCATGAaagaagtttgcagaagtcacataCAGATTCATGAGGCAGCAACCAAGCAAGCTCCAGACTTTCTAAAACAACGCTACATGATGGTGAGGTATGAAGATCTAGTAAGAGATCCACTAAATGAGATATCAACAATGTATAAATTTACGGGTTTAACTTTTACTCCAAAACTTAGATCTTGGATATATAACATCACACATGgagaaggagctggatcagcattCAAAATAACATCTCGGAATGCTAAAAGCATATCACAGGCATGGAGGACTGAGGTGCCATTTGAAAAGGTTTTAAAAGTACAGGATATCTGTCAGGGAGCCATGAATATTCTTGGATATCGATTAGTCCAGTCTGAACGTGAACAGAAACTATCATCTCTGGATCTTGTCTTACCACTGAGAGAATACAAATTCAGCTGGTTGAGTTCTGCTGAAGACCCATCTTAA
- the chst6 gene encoding carbohydrate sulfotransferase 6 isoform X1, with product MSSTATSESCSLFQLYSAGFLKETDLLSLQTFTEIRKILQISTTLATIAMVRLTFVTTSIAVFVAIQTFALIVIYSRQKVQISVSDNQNNKVHILILSSWRSGSSFVGQVFSQHPDVFYLMEPAWHVWVNMYQNNAKVLQMAVRDLIRSTFLCDMSVFNAYMGENRRVSDLFQWEVSRALCSPPTCDYYKRTDLSNDETCKKHCNMSKFFKMEEACKTYNYIVVKEVRFFELMPLFPLLADPSLNLKIIHLVRDPRAVMKSRGKSLPALMRDNGIVMGANGKPIEKDKAEASNYEVMKEVCRSHIQIHEAATKQAPDFLKQRYMMVRYEDLVRDPLNEISTMYKFTGLTFTPKLRSWIYNITHGEGAGSAFKITSRNAKSISQAWRTEVPFEKVLKVQDICQGAMNILGYRLVQSEREQKLSSLDLVLPLREYKFSWLSSAEDPS from the coding sequence ATCAGTACCACATTAGCAACCATCGCTATGGTGAGGCTAACGTTTGTAACTACAAGCATTGCTGTATTTGTGGCTATTCAGACATTTGCTTTAATCGTCATCTACTCCAGACAAAAAGTTCAAATATCTGTGTCTGATAACCAGAATAACAAGGTTCACATTCTCATTCTTTCTTCCTGGAGGTCAGGTTCTTCCTTTGTGGGGCAAGTATTTAGTCAGCACCCTGATGTTTTTTACTTAATGGAGCCTGCCTGGCACGTGTGGGTAAATATGTATCAAAATAATGCAAAGGTCTTGCAAATGGCTGTTCGAGACCTTATACGATCTACATTCTTGTGTGATATGTCAGTATTTAATGCCTACATGGGTGAAAACAGACGCGTGTCTGATTTGTTCCAGTGGGAAGTCAGCAGAGCTCTCTGCTCACCCCCTACATGTGACTATTATAAAAGAACAGATCTCAGCAATGATGAAACATGTAAGAAACATTGCAATATGTCcaaattttttaaaatggaagAAGCATGCAAAACGTACAATTATATTGTTGTCAAAGAAGTGAGATTTTTTGAGTTAATGCCACTGTTTCCTCTTCTCGCCGATCCCTCACTGAACCTCAAAATCATCCACCTTGTTAGAGACCCTAGGGCTGTCATGAAATCTCGTGGTAAATCATTACCTGCACTAATGCGAGACAATGGAATTGTTATGGGTGCTAATGGTAAACCCATTGAAAAAGACAAAGCTGAAGCATCAAATTATGAAGTCATGAaagaagtttgcagaagtcacataCAGATTCATGAGGCAGCAACCAAGCAAGCTCCAGACTTTCTAAAACAACGCTACATGATGGTGAGGTATGAAGATCTAGTAAGAGATCCACTAAATGAGATATCAACAATGTATAAATTTACGGGTTTAACTTTTACTCCAAAACTTAGATCTTGGATATATAACATCACACATGgagaaggagctggatcagcattCAAAATAACATCTCGGAATGCTAAAAGCATATCACAGGCATGGAGGACTGAGGTGCCATTTGAAAAGGTTTTAAAAGTACAGGATATCTGTCAGGGAGCCATGAATATTCTTGGATATCGATTAGTCCAGTCTGAACGTGAACAGAAACTATCATCTCTGGATCTTGTCTTACCACTGAGAGAATACAAATTCAGCTGGTTGAGTTCTGCTGAAGACCCATCTTAA